The window TCCTTAACAGAGGCGGACTGGACAGCATGATGTGGTCCCTCTCCCTAATTATGATCGCCCTGGTTCTCGGCGGCGTAATGGAGAGCTGCAACTACCTCACCGTCCTGCTCAACCCGCTGCTTTACAAGGTCCGCTCCGTCGGCGGCTTCGTAAGCCTCGTTGTCGCCTCCTGCTTCGTAAGCAACGTCTTCCTCGGGGACCAGTACCTCGCGATCGTCGTTCCCGGCCGTATGTTCAAATCCGCTGTCGCGAGAACCGACCTTTCGCCGCGTATGCTCTCGCGCACGCTGGAAGACTGCGGCACGCTCACGGCGGTCCTCATCCCCTGGACGGGATGCGGCGCCTTCCAGTCGAGCGCCTTGGGCGTTCCTACTCTGGCATACGCCCCATACTGCTTCCTCAACTATATCAACCCATTCGTCGCGATAGCCCTCTCCTATCTCGGCATAGGCAACTACTGGGGTAAGGACAAGGCTGACAAGGTCGAGAAGAGAACCGCGCTCGTATTCCCGAGGGAAGAAGTCGAAGCATAATATTTTTCGACATCAAGAGGGTGGAGGGGCAGTGCGCCCTTCCCCCTCTCTCCGTCATAGCCCGACCATTTCGAGGACGAAGCCTTTGCCCAGAAAAGCCTTCGTCCTCTATTTAAGTATCATCTTTACGAATTGACGGCTGGCCGTCAAAAGGAGGTCCCGCCCGATGAAAAATATCCAGAAATCCCTCGCCGTTGTGGCCCGTGATGAAAAGGCGATCTCGCCCTCGTCACGTTCGCCATATTATCCATTCGCCGCCGCCTCCGGAGCCGGAGCACTATTGAAAGACGCCGACGGCAACGAATACATTGACTTCTCGGCAGGCGCCGCCTCGCTGAACACCGGCACCTGCCATCCGCGCATCGTCGCCGCGATAAAAGAGCAGGCGGAAAAGCTGCTCTGTTACACCATCGGCTACATGTACGAAGAATCATCAGTGGAACTCGCCGAAAAACTGATCTCCATAACGCCGGGAGATTTTCCGAAAAAGGTCGCCTACGGACTCTCCGGCTCCGACGCCATAGACGGCGCGATAAAATTCGCGCGCAAATACACGGGACGCAGCGAAATCATAACTTTTCAGACGGCCTACCACGGCTGCACCTACGGAGCGCTGTCGGCCTCTGCAATCTGCCTCAACATGCGCCGCGGCATCGGCCCGATGCTGTCGGGCTTCCACCATTTCCCCTATCCGCATTGCAGCCGCTGTCCCTGGAAGGAAGAGCCCGCCACCTGCTCGCTCGCCTGCCTCAAAGAGATAAAAAAAGCCTTCTCGCTCTATCTGCCGCCGGAAGAGGTGGCGGCGGTAATCATCGAGCCGGTCGGAGGGGATATCGGCATCGTAGTCCCGCCGGCGCGTTATGTGCGGGCGCTCGCGGAGCTCTGCCGCGAACATGGGATACTCTTCGTCTCAGACGAAGTCCAGCAGGGCATGGGACGTACCGGCAAATGGTTCGCGATAGAACATTTTGGGATAGAGCCCGATATTATCGCGGTATCCAAGTCGCTCGCTTCGGGAATGCCGCTCAGCGCGCTCATCATGCGTTCGGAGATCGCCGATTCGCTCAAAGACCCGGGACATTGTTTCACTCTCGCGGCAAACGCAGTCTGCTGTAAAGCGGCGCTGGCGACAATTGAAGTCATAGAAGACGAGCGGCTTATAGAGAGAAGCACAAAACTCGGGAGAAACATATGCAGCCGGCTGAACGCCATGAAAAGAGAGAACCCTCTGCTCGGCGAGACGCGCAGCCTGGGGCTGACGATCGGGCAGGAAATAATAAAAGCGGACGGCGGCCCCGACAGGGACGCCTGCGCGAAAATATGCTACCGCTGCTGGGAAAAGGGGCTTATCCTGACATTTCTCAGCGACAACGTATTGAGAATCCAGCCGCCGCTCGTCATAAGCGACCAAGAAGCGGAAAAAGGGCTTAAAATAATAGAGGAATCCCTCGAGGATTACAAAAACGGAGCCATCAGCGACGAAGCGCTCCTATTCGCAAAGGGGTGGTCGTAGTGGGTGAGACAGACGAAAAGATCACAATAACCTTTATGCCAGACAATATAAGGGCCGAGGCGCACAGCGGCGAACTCGCGGCGGACGCCGCGTCGTCGGCAGGCGTCAGGATCGGACGGCACTGCGGCGGCGCGGGAGTCTGCGGCAAGTGCCGGGTAATGGCCGGAGAAGAGAACCCCTTCGCTCCGTTGACCAAGACCGAAGAAAACCTTCTGACGCCCGAGGAGATAGAAAAGGGCGTTCGGCTGTCGTGCTGTGCCAAAGTTATAAAAAACGGCACCATACATGTTGTGGATCGGGTAAAATCCGCGGGGCACAGTATCCTTGAGGGCTTTTCACGTAACATATCCGAATGGGCCCCGGACTGCGGCGGCTACGGGGTCGCTGTGGACATCGGCACAACCACCGTCGTATGCTATCTCCTGGCACTCTCCGGCAATGAGGTCGTCGACAGGATATCATTCCTAAACCCCCAGGTCGCCTTCGGAGACGACGTCATCTCAAGAATAGCATATTCTTCAAGCCAGCCGGAAGCGCTGGAACGTATCCAGAGAACGCTCACCGGCGAAATGGATAAAAACATCGGCACGATGGCCAAAAGAAACGGCATCTTCAAAGAAGATATAACCGAAATAATGATCGCGGCAAATACCGTTATGGAACATCTGTTCGCCGGCGTCTCGCCAAAGAGCATCGGCCACAGCCCTTACATGCCGGAATTCTTTCTGATGCCGCCCTTTAAGGCCTCCGCCGTCGGCATAAACATCAACGAAGCGGGCATCGTGAAGATGATACCAAACGTCGCGGGCTACGTGGGAGCGGACATCGTCGCGGGCGTCGCCGCCCTTGATATGGACCGGCAGAACAAAATAAGACTGCTCGTCGACATCGGCACCAACAACGAAATAGTGATCGGCGGCAGCGAAGGGATGTTCTGCTGCGCGACGGCCGCGGGACCGGCGCTGGAGGGGGCCAGGATACAATACGGCATGCGCGCCAGCGTCGGGGCGATAGACAAGGTCACCCTCGAAAACGGCCTCCTCAAATGTCAAACCATCGGCGGCGAAGCGCCGAAGGGGTTATGCGGCTCGGGACTCATCGACGCCATCGCCCTGCTGCTAAACGAAGGGATCATAAATGAAAGCGGGCGCTTCGAATACCCGGAAAAATGCCGCGACGAGCGCTTCATGACACGGCTCGGGCGCAGCGAAAGCGGCATGGTGCGCCTGCTCCTGACGGACGAAGAACATCCCGTCTACCTGACGCAGAAAGACATCCGCGAGGTACAGCTCGCCGTCGGCGCGGTGAAGGTGGGCGTCGAGGTGATGCTCGAACAGGTGGGAATCACTAAGGACAAGATCGCGGAGGTCTGTCTCGCTGGGGCGTTCGGCAACAACATAGACATTGAAAGCGCCGCGCGCGTCGGTCTGATACCGGACATCGAACGCTCCAAGATACACGGCGTAAAGAACACCTCGGGGCTCGGCGCCTGCCTCTCGCTCGCCTCCGAGAAATTTTACGAGAGGACAAAGGAGACCGCGCAGAAGATGTCATACGTCGAATTATCCTCCCTGCCTGATTTCCAGAAACGTTTCGTGAAGGCGATGTCCTTCTGATATTAGGCGGACGGTGATGTGATGAACGAGATGAAAAGCATAAAAATCTATCATTCCTCCTACGGCGAGAACGATTTCCATATTTCGGAGAGTGCCGGCATTGACGTAGACCTCTCCGCGCTGGAAAAATTTTACGCCTCCATGGGAGATAAACACCTGCGCTCACTCCTGAAATTCATCGACTACTGGAAGGACGAGGGGTATGAAAAATTTTTCAGCCCCCAGGCGGTCATGCGGGTGCTGCCCCTTGAAACCGCGGCCGACGCCTTCGGCACGGAGACCCTGTCGCTCAACGACTCGGT is drawn from Cloacibacillus porcorum and contains these coding sequences:
- a CDS encoding aminotransferase class III-fold pyridoxal phosphate-dependent enzyme: MKNIQKSLAVVARDEKAISPSSRSPYYPFAAASGAGALLKDADGNEYIDFSAGAASLNTGTCHPRIVAAIKEQAEKLLCYTIGYMYEESSVELAEKLISITPGDFPKKVAYGLSGSDAIDGAIKFARKYTGRSEIITFQTAYHGCTYGALSASAICLNMRRGIGPMLSGFHHFPYPHCSRCPWKEEPATCSLACLKEIKKAFSLYLPPEEVAAVIIEPVGGDIGIVVPPARYVRALAELCREHGILFVSDEVQQGMGRTGKWFAIEHFGIEPDIIAVSKSLASGMPLSALIMRSEIADSLKDPGHCFTLAANAVCCKAALATIEVIEDERLIERSTKLGRNICSRLNAMKRENPLLGETRSLGLTIGQEIIKADGGPDRDACAKICYRCWEKGLILTFLSDNVLRIQPPLVISDQEAEKGLKIIEESLEDYKNGAISDEALLFAKGWS
- a CDS encoding ASKHA domain-containing protein; the protein is MGETDEKITITFMPDNIRAEAHSGELAADAASSAGVRIGRHCGGAGVCGKCRVMAGEENPFAPLTKTEENLLTPEEIEKGVRLSCCAKVIKNGTIHVVDRVKSAGHSILEGFSRNISEWAPDCGGYGVAVDIGTTTVVCYLLALSGNEVVDRISFLNPQVAFGDDVISRIAYSSSQPEALERIQRTLTGEMDKNIGTMAKRNGIFKEDITEIMIAANTVMEHLFAGVSPKSIGHSPYMPEFFLMPPFKASAVGININEAGIVKMIPNVAGYVGADIVAGVAALDMDRQNKIRLLVDIGTNNEIVIGGSEGMFCCATAAGPALEGARIQYGMRASVGAIDKVTLENGLLKCQTIGGEAPKGLCGSGLIDAIALLLNEGIINESGRFEYPEKCRDERFMTRLGRSESGMVRLLLTDEEHPVYLTQKDIREVQLAVGAVKVGVEVMLEQVGITKDKIAEVCLAGAFGNNIDIESAARVGLIPDIERSKIHGVKNTSGLGACLSLASEKFYERTKETAQKMSYVELSSLPDFQKRFVKAMSF